The sequence AGAGGCTTTTAAACCTCCAACTTCAAAAAAATGCTTGAGTTCTCTGATTTCTCTATGTAATAAACACTCTTGTAATGAATGGAGTTCGACATTAACTGGGTTCTATCTTTGCTAACTAAATTAACTTTGTTATAAGAGTCAAAGCAAAATAAGGAGACTTCCAGGGAACAGGTAAAAACAACAATCCTAAAAATATGATAATGTGACTTTCTAAAGTCTAAGCAACCTAATATTAAGTCTGTGTTATAAaatttgtaaacattttggaTTTTGCTTAAAGGATGAACAGAACAGGTGAGATGGCTATATTTAAGGATTTCATTTAGCGAGAAAGAAAAGAACCACCAaagcaaagaatttaaaatagacatttaaatcttttaaattccAGAAAAGGTTATTTAAATTTCTCAACTTAAAAAGAACTGAACTGTCTAGGCTAGAAAGGTCTAATCCAGCAGACAGAGATGAATTTACACACTTGTACGGCTCCTGGGTCAGAAAAGGAAAGTTCCTAGACTCACCAGGATCTCCAGGGTCTGGCCTCGGCTCTGGCACAGCCTTGCAGTATGAATTACTTAGCCAAGTACCGAATCTCTAGAGCTTTCACTTCTCttaataaagaaaacatggaaCTAGAAGATTTCTAAGTTTTCCTCTAGATATAATATTCTATGAGTCTGTCTTTCTAAAGCCCTAACCACTAGATTTGTTTGTTATAAAATCCTAATTAAAGATTtcacaaaactaaacatattgaGAAACTCTTTTCAGAcaacaagaaagggaaaaatcaatAATAAGAGCCACTGATGCATCTTCCAGTAGCTTCACAGATCTCCAAGAACCAACACAACTGGGAACAGAAAGATAAGATGTGTTTTCAGAAGCTAGGACTCAGCTTCTTTCCTTGGTTCCTCTTCTCCAGCTTCTCCCAAACAATCACCTTGATATTTTCTGTTAAAAGACACTGGAATCTCCTTGCCCCATGACACATCCTCTCTTCAGctaactaagcccagcacagagtTCCAAGAGGAAACCTCACAGTCTGAGTCATAGGTCTTCTCTTTACTTCACCTTCTAAGCCGTATCTTCTAGAAAAGGGAAGACTGAACTAGCATTTCCCAGATCCTCTTCTACAGAGGGAAGCCAGGGACAGGGGTTCAGGTAGGAGGCAGAGAGGATGACAGGATAAAAACCTTATGAGGGCAAAAGCTTTTGTTCTTGGGGGGGGACATCTTTTGCTGGAGAGTGGGTAGCAGGCAGAGGAGAGATGGGAAATAGAGGTTACTTTATCCTTCAAGCCAGAACATTATGAAAACACTCATGAATCAGTAAATTAAAATGTCAGAATCCTTAAAATGATCAAACTTTAAGAATATGTAACTTAGGAAAAAGTTCTTTGATagtcttcaaaaaaaagaaagtatatatacatacatacacaaatacatatatatatatatatttcaaatttaaaaaaaacaaaacaaaaaaacaactagtACCTGAAGTCACATGTCCTTACTGGCAAAtcttaaataaagaaagaaaagaaatcccttTGAAAATGTACCTGTTTCAATGTTAGAGTTAGCAAAACTAGATGGAGGTAATTAAGTAAcctaattgaaagaaaaataggtaaaatttttttaacatacaaAGTTTCTGAGTGATGTCGAAAAATACAGATTGAAGTGAAAGGCTGGACCCCACACTGTACTTGCACAGGTGCTTCAACAATGCGGCACGTGTTCTTTTTATGCCTAAGTGGGTATATCACAATTCGACAACAGTGAGGTTGCAAGGGTCTGCTTAACCTTTGGTTTCTCGGAAGCTGCCTTGTTATGACGCATCTCATCGCAGCAGAAAGGATATAGCGCTGGCGTGATTTATACCAACAAAGACGGCTACGCACCGCATCACACTGGACCACTCTCTTTTAAACTTATGTGGTTCTCCTagatgcctgtcaatgcaggggtaTAATAACCCAATCACAGCTGTGGAGGAGAAAGCAAAAAATTAAGTCATCTCCAACGGTTAAGCTAAGAGTCAAAACAACCATCATAAGCATTTGAAAGATTCTCTAGAAAAGCTTTTCAACTTACTTAACATTAATCACTGATACTATAAACTTAcctcccaaaagaaaaaaaaaaaaaagtgaggataACATGACTGAAGACAGCACTGTAAATGATTACAACAGCAGTCTCAATTACAACAGACAAAACAGTATTTCATTGTACGATTGAGAATTCAACAGACTGGACTAGAGATGAGTCACACCACTGTTCTACTACTAATATCTCTGAGACTTGGGAACCATCAAACCAGTTAGCAATTAAGTAATGTTCTCTTTAAGCTATATAACCATGCAACATGCCATGAAATGACACAAACCTAAAGAGAAGCTTGAAGCGTACCCACGTACAAGCTCATCACACACGTACCACTAGCAGGCTATGGCTACACTGCTATAGGGAGGACCGTGTCCTCCATCCAGTGTTGTGTCCTGACACTCCCTTCCAACCTGGCCCTCTCATGAGACTCTAGGTCAGCTTGCCAAAGCAGGGCAACTCACAACAGAAATCTGTCCTAAGCCTCATCCTGCAGACGGAAAATGGAGAAAGCATGGTATACGGAATCACAAGTTTTCAGTAAAAACTGAAATTCACTGTGAAAAAGATCAGAAGAAatcattttagaatatttcttcattttggaAAGAACATATTGAAAGCTAACTGCAATTAATTATGAGTAATTCAATTTTTAACTTAAATccttgtcaaacctcaacattttACTCATTTAGTGGGAGAGGATTTAAAATGCTAagttactcatttaaaaaaaaaaaaaaggagtatttCATGAACCAAAACATTTTTCAACAAGTTATGAAGAAAATGTACTTCTACAGGCTAAATTTAATAGGAAATATCTGGGCAGCTTTAGTCTGATAATCTTCCTAAAAACAGAATGTTTATGCTGCCATTTGGTAATAAAAACACAACTGTCACAATGGTTGAAAAGTATGCTTAAAATGTCCAGTATCACCTACAATGAATCATGAAATTATGGTACCCAAACTTAAGTGACCAAAGGGTTAGAAGCCCGTGCCTGGGCTGGTATTGGCTGGCTCTAGCCCAAAAACAATGCATTCTATCTgcaaggaaaaatagaaatcgattaatacaaaaaaaatcacaggctAGCAGACAAATGGAACAGTATAGAAAACAGGCCACATGGCCACCATGCCATCTGGATTTGAGATGTTGCAATGACATATACATTTTCTAATCCACAAAACTGAACGGGCTCTTCCGATTAGGCTTTTGCTGAGGATAAATGGTTCACAGACCATCAAGACATAAGCAACACATTTCAGCAATGCAGAGCTCCAACAGCTACTAgtaaattttaaagtttcaaattATATTCCTATTTAAAAGGTTCTGCTCTAATATCCTGTGAGACTGACTGACAGCTTTTCCAAATTTCTACAAAGTTAAAGTGGCAACAAGCATGCCTAGCTGTTGAAATACATCTGAATGAGTACTAGCTCTTTTTTTGTTCTCAAGGGTCATGAAACTAGCAGCTCAACGTGTTGTTTCCTGCTCTtgctccctcttcccctcctttgCCTGTTGCTGAGGACATCAACTAAGATCAGGCATTCCAAGTCAATTTTCCTCAGCAGCTGATGCCACAGGTAGAGAATTATCACATAGAGAGTACTGACATGTGTGGGCAAagacataaataagtaaaattgacTATATTTTAATGCATGTGATGTCAGACTCACAAGTGAGAGACAACTGAGGagagaaagtgaaaacacaaaaagaaatttaaactgCCACGCTGCCAACCTTGGGATTTGCCAATAAAAATCAAGTCCATCGAGTCTGCATGGTTTTCAGATGCTCACTGAGAGGGAGAATTCGAGGGAGCTTGTCACTTCCCattaaatgtcttttttctttcctttaaataaaGGCCTGGCAGAGCCTGAGAGCAGCATCTCCAGCACAGGAAGGCTGCACTGTTGAGAGCTCGGCAGAAATGTGTCTGGGCTTCCTGTCCTCTTCCTCCACTTTCTTATTTTAACAAAAGAGACTAAAAATCATGCCTGTGTAAAACCACATGCAAGCACAATCCTGCTTAATCAGATGGTTCTCTGCGGCAAAAATCACACTTCTTGGGATATACTTCAGTTATTTCCCAGTAACTAATTGTAGGCTACCAAGACCAAAAACAAGGGAAGTTCGTAAAACATCaagtcattatttttcatggtaaTGTGTTTAATGCAGCACTCcactaaaagaaaaagttaagtcAAACATTTTTCAAGGAAAGGGAGCTGAACAAGCACCACCACGGAATGAGACATACTCTCATGGAAAACGACAGTGTGTTCATCTAACAAGCAGCAGCAGAACCCACAACGTGTCTGGTTCTTCATATTTGCTGGAGATTTAAAAAGGGTAAATGAGTGCGACGTGACTCAGTCCCCAGGTGACCACAGAAACAATCTGGTCAAGTCACGTGCTGGCGCAGCACGGACAGGGCCCGAAGGTCCGGTCTCTCCTGCCATGTGCCAGGGGAGGGGGGGTAAGCCTGCTAGGACAGCAACACAGAAGAGCTGACCCTTAAGGCAGAGTGTTCAGCGGCTGGGTGGTCTGGGCAGGGCTTTCTAATCAAAGGGAAGCATCTGAGGAAAAACAGACAACAGAAAATTCCAAGTATCATCTAGAACTGGTAACTTTGGGCAGAAAGAGTTTTAGAGTAGAGGAATTCTCTGAGAAGGATACAAGCTGGCAGGGgccatgtgctaagtcactttagtcgtgtctgactctttgcgactcatggactgtagcccgccaagcttctctgtccatgggattctccaggcaagaatactggggtgggttgccatgcccccttccaggggatcttcccaatccaggaatggaacccatgtctcttacgcctcctgcactggcaggcgggttctttaccactagctccaccagGAAAGCGCACAGGCCATGCAAAGAGACTTTTCCCACAGTCACCGGGAAAATACCACCATCACACTTGTGCCAGACAGAGGGACAAATGTTCTTCCAGCAGTGAGGGTCTAACACAGGACAGGAAAGGAGGGGCTTGGGGGGGGGCGGGCGAGGGAGACAAAAATccagggcagaaaaaaaaaaaagactgaaaattccAAGCAGAGCGGTTGAGGGCCTAGACCAAGATGAGGCTAGGGAGACATGGAAAACTTGGAAACCAGATGCGGgccaggagagagaaagggaggggccTGTAAGGCTCTCCAGTAACTGGGTGACCGACTGCGTGCATCAACAGAAACGaggtttgttttgcatttttaaatcagatattCACTTCATAGGCATGGACACAGTCTAGTTACTAATAATTTGTCAGTCAAGTTCTCCAGTTATTTTAGCCACATAatctcttttcctattttttcttcagaaataCTCCTTTATAGCTCTCAACCACATTCAAGAGGTTTTTAACTCCGATTCTAACGCTCTGTGCAAGTTAAAAAAGTTAACCAACCTGAAATTCTGCCCATTACTAAACTGAAAACAGAGAACCAGGAAAAGGAGAATGGGATCCAAAGGAATTTACCAGGGTTCTCTACTAGCTGCCCCTCCCGAAGCACCACTAGTGAATTTCCCAGCACAGGGTTTACACGTACAAAGTGGTGGTTTCGGAGAGGCTCCAGAAGGTAGCTGCTCAgtctacaaatatttactggaCAGAAAAATCAAAGGATAATCATCAGTTTTTCTGATCTGAGATGACAAGAGCCAAGAGAACTTTGAAAATGCACACAcaacatatatacacaaaaatatatgcatatcatatatacacataaactgTACACACTTTCTCAcagcatttatcttttttaaacacTTTCCCTAAAATtggagctgtggtgtgggggAGGCAGCAATTATGTAAGAAtctattttccatctttggcAGCTTCCATAAACCTAATATACTTGTCCCCACCTACTAAACACCATGACCTACCCATCACCATCAAGAGTGGATTTAACTGGAATCTCTCCTTTCATTTGCCTGGGCACCTCATGGAATGTACCGCTTTCAGAAGAAACACTTAAGCAAGAAGTGTAAGTGTAAATACTCCACATGAAATGATATGCGGTTAAGCTGGTAACTGTGACAAGCCAGGGGTTGGGAAAAGGCAGGAAAGTAGGGGCAGAGTGACTGAAACATAGCATTACCGGTAGAAATTTTCCTTCCTAAATGGGAGTCTGTGGCAAAAGTGACCACATCACAGGGAGAGATGTGACCCCTGCTCCTCCCCATGAGGGAGGCACAGCGAAGCCTCAGTCCAGCTCTCCTGCCCTTTCCCAGGAGGTGCGGCACCGGCCAGTGTCCTGGACACCACCGAACCTTCAGGCCAGGCACTGCGGCAGCCCAGAGAGGTGAGGGTAAGTGCTGCGCCTTTCCCCAGCAGGCGATGCAGCGTGTCATGGGGCCACACCACTCCCTGCCCTGGATCCCCGGGCTCACTGATACCCTCTCCTGTTTCCTCACCCCCTCAAAACAGGCACAGTGCAAGCATCTCATTCCCAAGGCTGCCCTACAGGTCCCTGTCATGAAGGGACAGCCCAAAACATTGACAGACACTCGATAAAGCAAGGCTTTGCCTCCCGGGCGGCTCCTTCCGTCTATTCTGAAAAGACATGCTCCTCTAAGGCCTGAGCAGCTTCTACCATAGAGGGACAGCAGCTCCACCAcgggagagaagagaggaggaaaaggctGCTGGAAAACTTTTTCCTTCTGAatgtaaatgaaagaaaggaaaatacatgAGGACTGGCAGACACTGAATACAAcagagaataataaaatataattcgtGCTTTCTTCTGTTTGTCTATTTGAACTGTCACCTGTTCTCTCAGAGAATAACAATAGCCCTGGGGAAATGAAGAATCACCTTTACAAGTTCTCTTTTAAGGTAAATACTGTAATAGTGAGACGTCAGTATATAAACCATGCTGAAACCTTACCACAAAAATGCCTTTCTATCCATGCAGTGGGATTATGTAAGTGTCCATAAGTTTCACAAGATCCTTTTAAAAAGGTCTCACACCTAACTCCTCACCCTTGGCCCTCTAGCTCTAGGACACAAATCAAGGAAGATCTACGTTATATTGCAACGTAGTGATACATATTAAGTGTGAGATACCACACAGACATtcataaaagaaagaattctCTTCTACCACATGCCTATGGCTTTCTTCTGCATCTATTACTTTAGTACATAAACAGTAGTAATCTATTGGTCTCACTAGAAAAAGCCACAGAGTTACCCATTATAGACGTGAAGCATCAATACAGCGCTCTGATACACTCCACTTTATCCGGTATGCACTGCCCACAGAGAGAGACCTAAACTAACAGAATAATGATTTTAGTCAATCTGCCTTACTTCTCTTTAAGAGTTATTCTGAAAGTATATCTAAAAACAAGATATGAAggaaaaaacacatacaaaaatctaaaaaataaatgaggctttaaatttctataaaattataATCAACCCTTGAACAACATTGAGGCTTAAGGGCAGCAACCCTCTGTTTAGCTGAAAATGCGCCTGTAACTTTACAGTTCGCCCTTTGTATACACAGTTTTGcacctgcagattcaaccaatctCAGATTGTgtgatacatatttatttaaaaaaaaacccacacataaCCCTTCACACTTGTGCTGTCCAAGGATCAACTGTCTTTCATTTCTCAAGTTTTCATCTACGTTAAAAACTAGACAATAACACACATCAAAACCTTAAAACCAGTGTcatcaaaataatttcaaataaatttaaatgagatgggttgaagaaagaacaaaattaagAGGTTAAAAGCTTCATCCCTAAGAGAATCAAGACTGTTTTTAGGACTGAATTTTTAAAGGTCATACGGGTCAGTCACATAGaaatcagacacaaaagaatacaaactctatgattccattcataCTAAATTCTGGAACAGGTGAAAATAATCCAGATTCAGCCTGAGGCTGGTGGTAGGATGCAAAAGGGCACAAGAGAATTTAGAGGGTACCAGAAATGTtctatgaagaaggaaatggcaacccactccagtattcttgcctggagaatcccagggactgcggagcctggtgggctgctatcaatgggatcgcacagagtcggacacgactgaagcgacttagcagcagcagtaggaatGGTCTATAGCTGAACTGTGGGGGTGGTTACATGAATGTGTGATTCGTCTAAACTCATTAAACTGATCACTTAGAACAAGTCCACATACCGTATTTAAAGTACAACCCAGGAGCGCTGACTTTTCGAGTATTCCCCAGACAACGCCACAGCCATTTACCCCAATGTTTTTCTGGGCTACAGGGGCAGCCCTCACGTACCTGACGCTGTGCCACAGCACGGCGGAACCCACCACGCTGAAGAGAAGATGCTTGCGATCACATCGGGTGGGAAGAGCGTCACATTTCTCTGAATCTGAAGTAAGTTTAACACTAACGCAAgaaatactccaataaaaaacagCACTACTCCTCGAATCATCAAGTTCACGCTCCGGCTGGTGACAGACGAGAGATACGGACCACGCCTTTTGGGCCCCGGGGACTCTGTCTCGCCCTCTGCCATGGTTTCATAAGTTCAGTAAGTCGGccgaaaaacaaaaaaagaagaagaagaaatggcttCCCAGCTGAAAAAGCTAATAGTATGGACCAAAGCAGACTGGCGTGTCAACAGTACTGCATCTCGTCCTAAAACAGGACCTACCAGAAATCCTGCAAGAGATAAGAAAAAGGAATCAATGTGTGCCTAATAAATGACTATACAGTTTTCCTGATTTCAATACTAGttcattttaaagaacaaataatgAAATGACAAGTTTACATGCTTATTTAAATGAGTTATTTATGGAATAAGAAGACgtaaaaagcatttttatatacataatgtaataaaaaaaataaagttctaaaTTTATATTTACTAGGCCAGAACTAGTGACCTTGCTTGCTCCACACCAGTGAGGAAAGCAGCTCGGGCTATGAGAGACGCTTTTACTGTTGGAGAAAGCACAAGATCAAACTCCAGGCTTCTGTTTCTTCTGCCCAAATCTCCAAGCCCATGTAACTGAAGGGCTTGGAGATTCACATAGAAATTTTTACACTTTAGAGAACTTTACAGAAAATCAGCATATTCTGACTGTTAGTGTTTTAGTGTTCTCAGTAAAATGTGACTTGCTCATGAGGACGATCTCCATAGGGGAATACAATGACTCTTTTAATGTTTAATGCTTAAATATGTGAATTTCTGCACAAAAGTGCCCTATAAAACAGACCACCACCCGTTCACTCACACATACATCAAGCACAGAAATCAGACCTGATCCACCGTCCCCAGGGCCAGAGTTGTGTCTCACCCCTGCTGTGACCCAGTTCACCTTTGTTGCAATCCTGAGAGCTATTGTGAGAAAGCTGGAGTAGGACACATAAGAAAGGAagctaagaaaacaaagaataaccTTTTGGCTAGATTCTAAGGAGTGCCAGGCACAGGGCGCCTGATTCCTAAAACCTAGAACTTTGCTAAGTACAATCACTCTAGGTATTCACTCACCATCACTCCCCGCCCTCGCCAAACCAAAGTGATCTTTCCTTTGTACCCAGAAGTGAGTTTTaagagcacgcatgcatgctcaatcatgtccgactttttgcaaccccatggactgtagcccaccaggatcctctgtctatgggatttcccaggcaagaaatactggaatgggttgccatttcctactccaggggatcttcctgacccaaggattaaacaCATGTCTCCAGAGTCTCCTTGTCTGTTTAAAGCAAATAACACTTGACACTATCCATGGCactggtggcaaagaacccacctgccagtgcagaagacataagagatgcaggtttgatccctgggaggggaagatcccctggagggcatggcaaaccattccagtactcttgcctggagaatccccatggacagaggagcttgacaggctgcagtcatagggtcgcaaagagctggacacgactgaagcgacttggcatacATGAGTTatcctcatttaattctcacaaccctCACAGGTGAGTGCAATTATGTCCATATTACAGGCGAggtaaaaagcagagaaaggctGTCACTCAAGCTTCCACCCTTAGTAAGAGGGAAAAATGGAATTCAAATCCACGCAGTCTGTCTGGCTCCAAAACCCTCACTCACACCATCATGTCCAGCCTCCCAAACTCTTACAAACTCCcctaggtgttttgttttgttttcttctataaataccaattttttttaatgggaaagtACTATACGGACAATTTTCATAACTTACCATTATCCCATCCAACAATGTATCTTGGGCATTGCCACCTCAGTACATAAatgatattttctctcattttagtttatttaaaacaaatatggcACTTCTAATAGCAACATTATGTTGGCATGTATATTtgctttaagaaatacaaactttGTATGTATGTCTCACTCACTATCAAGTTTCATTGTGCCTACAAACCCAGAAAGGTAGCTACGGAGCCCATACTGGGAGCTCTACAAATTCACATTTGTTTAATCAAACTGGGTTAGCTCTTTCTGAATCAAACTATACTGGGCTAAGCAAGTCTTTTGGAAGGTGAACCTAACCAaacatttaatcatttaaaatatctttcctcTAAGCTTCCAAGTTTCAAACTACCTTACTAATGAATTTTGGAATAAAGTCCATATGTACACTGTAGGGGGTATGGGGGagttcattttagaaataaacagTATAAAAAAATGAGAACATCTGTAAGTACTAGTAACTTTCACAGCCTATCAGTTCCATGCAATAAACACTGACAATAGACTTTTTTTAACTGCCTCTACCACACTCAAAGCTCTATGCCCAACACCCAGGGGGGTGGAATTCTATCCTCAACCTCACAAACCTACTTAAGTCTACAGCATCACTGACCTCTATAGCTTAGTCACCTAGAGAAAACAGTACATATTCAGTTGATTCATGGGAAAGTGTCATGTGTTCTAGTGTTCAATAGCTACAgaattcatcatcatcatcaccatcatgatAAAGCACCGATTTATGGAGGGACTACTCTATGCCAGGCACAAAGTAACTCTAACCTTCAAAATAATGCTACAGATAGGTATTATCTTCCACATTTTACATGTGAAGATACAAAGTCAGAGACCTAGCAACTTTCCTATGGTCACATGACTGACAGTATTAAAAGTGGAATTGTACCCTACATCTGACTGATGCCAAAACCCCTCCTCTATCTTATAAACCTTGAGTCCCATTCCAGCCCAACTCCTCAGACTTCTTTTTTGGCACATCTCTTACAGAAGGGGATTTGGTTACTGAAAAGATGGACAGACACTGGAAAACAATCTCAACTGTAAACATTCTaatgacattcagttcagttcagttcagttgctcagttgtttccgactctttgcgaccccatgaactgcagcacgccaggcctccctgtccatcaccaactcccggagtttactcaaactcatgtccattgtgtcagtgatgccatccaaccatctcatcctctgtcatccccttctcctcctgccctcaatctttcccagcaccagggtcttttcaaatgagtcagctctctgcattaATGATAAAATGACATTATTAATGTCAATTAATATCCAAGTAGGAAGATCATAAGAATAAATGTACAAACACcttgtgattttctttaagaGTATCAGATCAAGGAGTAAAAAGatgtcttaaagaaaaaaatcatatggcCAACTTCATACAATATTCAAACAACAGTCAACTCTTCATTTCCCAAACTTCAGTAGATACAATACCCCCTGCCTTCTGCTGTTAAAACAGCTACTAGTGCACTAAGAGTAATTACACATTTTCAGTAACCCAACTGCTCTAGTAAATCACTTATTTCTGTCTGAATTTTTCCAAAGAGGGAATTTTATGtcgaataatatttttaaaagaacaaaatagcttCAGTTTTCAAAAGCTGTTTCTGGTGTAGTACACCCCATCTCACATCACTCACCAGTTTACGTCAAAGAGCAGGACAGGACGGGGCAGGACAATTTCTGGTTGCTTGGAACTGCCCTCAGGATTACAAAACATTGAGCAACCCTGGCTCGTGCCCACCAAATGCCAGCgcatgccccctccccacctggaGAAAACTAAAAGTGGCCTTACGTATCTCCA is a genomic window of Muntiacus reevesi chromosome 3, mMunRee1.1, whole genome shotgun sequence containing:
- the INSIG2 gene encoding insulin-induced gene 2 protein, with the translated sequence MAEGETESPGPKRRGPYLSSVTSRSVNLMIRGVVLFFIGVFLALVLNLLQIQRNVTLFPPDVIASIFSSAWWVPPCCGTASAVIGLLYPCIDRHLGEPHKFKREWSSVMRCVAVFVGINHASAKVDFDNNIQLSLTLAALSIGLWWTFDRSRSGFGLGVGIAFLATLVTQLLVYNGVYQYTSPDFLYVRSWLPCIFFAGGITMGNIGRQLAMYECKVIAEKSHQE